Below is a genomic region from Helianthus annuus cultivar XRQ/B chromosome 2, HanXRQr2.0-SUNRISE, whole genome shotgun sequence.
gccgatcggctgggaactccgatcgagtgggtagctcgatcggctggcaaggtgcttagccgatcggctggcctgttcgatcaggatgtttcctgttcgatccgccacacacttcgagtattttgcgacgattttttgACGTTTCGATTCTGACGTATGATGTTATGAtttcgatagagttcctagtcaaattacttttaatcccaaccactatatctaacatacaatcttcgttaagtcacgtttcgatgtcggtttcgatttgagtttgattgcctttcgtgtttcgattcgattttcgattgatttgcttgaataccacaccaaacataaagtaacacgcacaagtaacacatagggcacacacacgtatatcaataccacaattcgcataattcgagtctcgagttcgatcgattgttagatcggtttgatttctgattaggttaactttatcgcattgttacttcctatcattcacggtcgtagatcggttcgcattaacacacgttcgattacttcgattcttgctgattacaacacttactccacataatacaactaaaacacaaaatcgactatctatagtcaaagaaagtcaaagttgacctagactttgactttgacattcgaaatacggggtgttacaatatagGTCTGTTTGGTTTCCTAAAAGGGGATGCCAATGGAATGAAGTAAAGCTAAATATATAGGTCTGGCGTTTTGTCTCGATTGTAGACCATGAGGTTGGAAAAGGCTGTCAACTATGATGAAATCAAAGCTGCTATCAAGTAAGCACATCCTATATCTTATGCAAGTAAAATGTTTACTTTTGCTTTATAGTGGTTCATATCGGTTAGGATGGTTTGGCTTTCACATATGTGCATGTTTGTTATTTTcttttgatttgagttatctaaAGTTATCATTTTCAGTTGAAATATATAACTTGATGTTTATTTGTGCAGGGGATTGATTTGATAGATCCATATGCAAATGCTAATAGACTTGATATACATTTTATTTCTGTTGGTTGGGACATGAATGTATCTCAATTTACTAATTTTATTGGTTTATGTTATTGTAAGCATGATACTGAgatttgtttttatatttttttgttataGTCGTGTGACAGATTCAGTTTCTTGCTGCTTCGGTTGCTCCATTGATGTCGCTCACCTGAAGTCCTGTGAAATATAGTTAGATAGATCATACCTTTCCCGATGCATACATGTACTACTACAATAGCATATGCACAACTGGTGAAACCAAAGTAAAATATTGTTAAGTTTTGCATCTTGATTGttttttgttatttaattttagagttaattacacaaatgggtcctgtggtttatacataatttcgccttaaggtactaacttatttttttaacaggtttaggttctatggtttcaattttgtaacacctttgggtactaacaccaaaattagttaattaatgactaaaatacccttgcatttttttaagtttatcaatgtaacacatttgggtactaacacctaattttatttaagtttaaatcaattttacaaaatctatttatttttttattttcattattttattatatcttttaattaacataaactctatttattttttttattttcatatttttattaaatttcttatttaacataaaaaatctacttgttacaccaatatttttttaaatagattttttaaataaaatctactagctatacagttttatgtaaattaaattttcattttcaattttggattgaaatgattgataataataaatatctttcatgtaaaaaaaattaagcctttttttaactcgtttttttgttcatttacattttactattttagaaagatatttaattcacataaaactatatagctaggtattttagataaaactatatagctatgtattttagataaaactatatagctaggtattttagataaaactaaaaaaatttaagcctttttttaactcgtttttttttgtaaaatagatttttaatttacataaaactatatagctagtagattttactggtgcaactagtagattttactggtgcaactagtagattttatgtaaattaaatattttctaaaatagtaaaatgtaaatgaacaaaaaacgagttaaaaatggcttaatttttttacataaaagatatttattattatcaatcatttcaatccaaaactgaaaattaaaatttaatttacataaaactatatagctagtagattttatttaaaaaatctatttaaaaaaaatactggtgtaacaagtagattttatgttcaataagaaatttaataaaaatatgaaaaaaataaataaatagagtttatgttaattaagagatataataaaataatgaaaataaaaaaataaatagattttgtaaaattgatttaaacttaaataaaattaggtgttagtacccaaatgtgttacattgataaacttaaaaaaatacaagggtattttagtcattaattaactaattttggtgttagtacccaaaggtgttacaaaattgaaaccatagaacctaaacctgttaaaaaaataagttagtacccaaaggcgaaattatgtataaaccacaggacccatttgtgtaattaactcttaatttTATGTTTTCATGGTAGTAAGATTGGAGGTAAATAATTATGGATATTATGCAGCGGGAGAAACCAGAAGAATTGGCGTTGTTTGAACTACAGCAAAAGCCTCAAGAACAAGCACAACAAAAGCAACAAGTTGCTTCAAGAACATTTAAAGTCTGTCAAATTAGCAAACTTAGATTGCCAACTCCAGCCTCAAAGTCACTTTCAAACCAAAATGCAAGCATATGGGCGACTCCCTCAATAGTTACACGGGCTCTTAAACtgttaaataatataatttactttgagtaatccgtgtaatacacgggtacTTAAACTATTTTAAGTTATATATTTGTGTGTTAGTCCACCCGCGATATTCGCGGGGTCTTAAACTAGTTTAAATACTATAAATAATTTTGTATTTCATTTAAATACTATAaataattttgtgagttaacacggcgcaacgtgcgtgtgtggttaaacGATTTTACACGTTGTCTATTTTTTTCCGTTTGATAGGTTAATCGTAATGCTCGTGTcctagattgacttagttattttttatatgttttacgtttcggtttaatttcttcgtatTAACACGCTGCAACTTCATTGTTGGTGGTCGCTGAGAGTAGTGTGACATTAGTGTTCgtccgcgccgcaacgcggggatGGTTAATACTAGTTTAACATTATAAATAAACGGAGTTAAACACAAGAACGAAAAGTAACAAAAAATATTAAATCAATAAACCACCGAGTTTTGTAGGCAAAAAAAGATATAAGTACTCAAATCAAGAATTTCGTCAAATTATAAGGACAAAACCTGTAGCTAACTCTATAAGATTAATATATAACTATCATGAGGATTTTGTCGAAAAGTCTAAATAATACTCCACGGATCTATACAACCATCACAGTTCATCATAAAATTTGGTTTGATACATATTCTTTTATCTTTATAATCGCACTACATTAGAAAGAAACTCGTATATTATacatgttgaataaatataatattatatatttattaataagaAAGAAACTTGTatattacacatgttgaataaatataatattatatacttATTAATAAGAATTTACTAATTATAAAACGATATCAAGCAATAATATCTAAAATTGAAAAGAGATGTTCATAATTTAGAAAtctcaaaaataattttttatgcAATATTTGATGATCTATTAGTAAGGTCATTTCACGTCATAAAGTAAGTAAGCTAGATTCCGGTAAAAATAAAGAGAGATTccaattaattattattttagggTTTATATTCATGCAACCAAGGTCAATTATTTCGCTACATCTCTTCTATCAAGTAcatgcagtggcggacccaggaatttttctatggaagtgcggaacatttttaaaaattttaggcccctaggtacaTAAGTAAAAAAGTCGGttgtatcgggtcgggtcgggtcatttaagacaaaagaacatcaaacgaaatttatatatttggcAAACACATCAAACTTtgtacaaacataattaaaacgtcgccctacgggttttcattttttgaaatctatccaaaacatcatctaaagctACTTTCTTAAGCaagtctttctctatataacatacaCAACTATCACTTAAATTCTCATCCCCAATCCGATTACGTAAGTCGgtcttcacattcttcattgccgaaaaacatctttcaacggttgcggtttCGACGGGTAATACGAGAACAAGTTTCAATAACCGATATACCAATGTAAAAGTTACGTGCATAtttgttaaaaccattaaccTTACAAGACTTGACAAACCATCCAAGTTGGCGAATTGTTTATcttttttcacaaaattaaagtAGTTTCCGAGTTGAACCGGAAGCCTTCGTTTTTCCTCTTCAATGAAATCATATGGATACTTCTCGGCTAGCTTTAGTATATTTGGAATGTCAAATGCACTAATATTATCACAAGGACTCAAACAACTCATACAAATAAGTAGTTCCGATGTTACCTCTTTAAAACGGTTCCCAAATTCTTGTATTTGCAAATCAAGAACCGCATTGAAGCAATCATACTCGTAATAATGCCGATTTGTGATGTTCGTCTTTCTTCTTGGCCACCTTGGGTTAACGTATTCATCATCCAATTTTTTCACCTCAAGTTCATACATGTCACAAAAGGAGTTAACCTTCTCCAAGAACTCACTAAAACCTTCCAACCTAAACTTTTCAAGTTGGTTTTTGGTGGAAGAAACCAATTTAACCGCATTCATCAAATCTTGCTCATTTCTTTGAAGACATTGGGACAACGTATCTGTGATGTTAATAATATGCTCCATCAAGTGTATGTAAAATACAAAGTCATATTTTTTCATATCCTCTAGAAGTCCGTCCGCTTGTCTACTTCAAGGAAGAGTTTGACCCGTTTCTACTAACCATCCAAGAACTTCCATAATGTTTGGATATAAAGAAATTAAACAGGAAAGTGTCTTGTACTGGGAATTCCAACATGTATCCCCGGGCCTTGAAAGTGTCATTTCTTGGTTCAACCCACTTCCGGTACAAAGTACGTCTTCCATTTTTTCCAATTGTCTTCTTTGGCTTTCACGA
It encodes:
- the LOC110886534 gene encoding uncharacterized protein LOC110886534 — its product is MARFLKRKVDTSSELIDLDTLTSDPYDRKPIESYNVNQRDEIRRAYILRGPYQPRGIEFPQTTFQGATSEIIETHLCAVGITIGKRTTKEKHEYRLRLTASTLLGKRLLNGGLAFRGHDESKDSLNKGNFLELLELMGEMNEELANVILENAPANNQMTSPKIQADIKHCYAQEMNHVMYQKKEQMAVVIRFVDKVGIVKERFIGLVYVKETSAITLKTAIDDILARYGLSLKRIRGQGYDGANTLSQCLQRNEQDLMNAVKLVSSTKNQLEKFRLEGFSEFLEKVNSFCDMYELEVKKLDDEYVNPRWPRRKTNITNRHYYEYDCFNAVLDLQIQEFGNRFKEVTSELLICMSCLSPCDNISAFDIPNILKLAEKYPYDFIEEEKRRLPVQLGNYFNFVKKDKQFANLDGLSSLVRLMVLTNMHVTFTLVYRLLKLVLVLPVETATVERCFSAMKNVKTDLRNRIGDENLSDSCQLVAFVVLVLEAFAVVQTTPILLVSPAA